In Zobellia roscoffensis, the following are encoded in one genomic region:
- a CDS encoding hemolysin family protein yields the protein METAVLIIVLSLLFSAFFSGMEIAFISANKIHIEIEKKQEGLLAKVLTRLTKRPSKFIATMLIGNNIALVIYGLFMGDLLMTWFQGIVPTNNEFLNLVLGDFSLLTQTVISTLVILFTAEFLPKVLFQIYSNTLLKFLAVPAYLFYILFSVISDFVIWVSDAILKAFFKTDGDEVQLAFSKIELGDYITEQMETVEEEDEVDSEIQIFQNALEFAAVKAREVMVPRTEIMAVELLETPKNLAKLFTDTGYSKILVYEDTIDNIIGYVHSYELFKKPKTIKSILLPVEFVPETMLIQDILNVLIKKRKSIAVVLDEYGGTSGIMTVEDIVEELFGEIEDEHDSTDLIEEQLEDNTYKLSARLEVDYLNEVYKLELPKSEEYETLGGLIVNETGEIPEQNSEIQVENFLFKIIEVSNTKIDLVFLQILDKE from the coding sequence GTGGAAACTGCCGTTTTAATTATTGTTTTGTCCCTGCTGTTCTCAGCATTTTTTTCTGGGATGGAGATAGCTTTTATTTCCGCCAATAAAATACATATTGAAATAGAAAAAAAGCAAGAAGGTCTTTTGGCTAAGGTGTTAACGCGCCTTACCAAAAGACCTTCTAAGTTTATTGCCACTATGCTTATAGGTAATAATATTGCTTTGGTTATTTACGGTCTTTTTATGGGAGATCTTTTAATGACGTGGTTTCAAGGCATTGTTCCTACCAATAATGAGTTTCTGAATCTGGTGCTGGGCGACTTTAGTTTGTTGACTCAAACGGTAATATCTACATTGGTAATTCTTTTTACGGCTGAGTTTTTGCCAAAAGTTCTTTTTCAGATTTACTCCAATACATTACTAAAATTTTTGGCTGTACCGGCGTATCTGTTTTATATTCTTTTTTCTGTAATTTCGGACTTTGTTATTTGGGTGTCAGATGCAATTTTAAAAGCTTTCTTTAAAACGGATGGAGATGAAGTGCAATTAGCGTTCAGTAAGATAGAGCTTGGAGATTATATTACGGAACAAATGGAAACCGTAGAAGAGGAAGATGAGGTAGATTCTGAGATTCAGATTTTTCAGAATGCATTAGAGTTCGCAGCCGTCAAAGCGCGTGAAGTTATGGTGCCACGTACAGAAATCATGGCCGTAGAACTTTTAGAGACCCCAAAAAACTTAGCAAAACTCTTTACGGATACAGGGTATTCTAAAATACTAGTCTATGAAGATACCATTGATAATATTATTGGTTATGTGCATTCGTACGAACTTTTTAAAAAGCCTAAGACTATAAAAAGTATTCTTTTGCCGGTGGAGTTTGTTCCCGAAACCATGTTAATTCAGGATATTCTTAATGTTTTAATCAAAAAACGAAAGAGTATTGCTGTCGTTTTAGACGAGTATGGAGGTACTTCCGGTATCATGACCGTAGAAGATATTGTGGAGGAACTCTTTGGAGAGATTGAAGATGAGCATGATAGTACAGATTTAATAGAGGAGCAATTAGAGGATAATACGTATAAACTATCTGCTAGGTTAGAGGTTGATTATTTGAACGAGGTATATAAGTTGGAGCTTCCTAAAAGTGAAGAGTATGAGACACTTGGGGGGTTAATTGTAAATGAAACAGGCGAAATTCCTGAACAAAATTCAGAAATACAGGTAGAAAATTTCCTGTTTAAAATAATTGAAGTCTCCAATACTAAAATAGATTTGGTCTTCTTACAAATCCTTGATAAAGAATAG
- a CDS encoding peptidylprolyl isomerase: MAILENIRKRTTVLILIIGLALFAFVISGVFTSGDVNGKVGSSIAEINGEEISIDAFRQKVDIASRNSASASTMQTVNQVYDQEVRNAVLGQQFQDLGVDIEQDQILNYIGTIPSYAQSPQFQNESGVFDQNKFRNFIAELKMNSPEQYNLWLQDEQAIIQSAKQQTYFNLIKAGVGATLKEGELDYKLANDKIDIRYVRIPFSSIPDSSISVSKSEIQTYINNHKEDFKQEPARDIQFVYFQEKPSAADETAVKDAITKLMDDAVEYNSQTDKNDTIAGFKTTADMMAFLDRNSDVKFDTIYKSKKQLSAKFADTLMTLQVGDVFGPYRDGDFFKVSKMVNRKPNGSVKASHILIAYEGAQRANPEVTRTKEEAEAEAKRLLREAKKKDAKFVELARDNSDGPSAPNGGDLGYFQEGRMVPAFNDFAFDNKVGTVGMVETDFGFHIIKIDDKEDIVQVATLAREIEPSEETTNKLFTDATKFEMESIESDKAFSDLAKENEYLVRPVNKIKATDENLPGLSAQRSIVQWAFQEETNVGDIKRFDLTGGYAVAQVTKTYKEGLMSVEDASALVLPKLRKERKAAQIIAANKGKSIDDLAKDNNVSASTASALTVKSPTIPGAGSEPVVVGTAFAMKDGATSDLIEGNTGVYKLTVTKKTEAPRLDNYSMYATSVKTSREARVNTAVYDALKDASEIQDKRASFY, translated from the coding sequence ATGGCAATTTTAGAGAATATAAGAAAACGGACAACCGTTCTAATACTAATTATAGGCTTGGCCCTTTTCGCATTTGTAATTTCCGGAGTTTTTACTAGCGGAGATGTTAACGGTAAAGTAGGCTCTAGTATAGCTGAAATTAATGGAGAGGAAATTTCCATAGATGCGTTTCGTCAAAAAGTAGATATCGCATCTAGAAATTCTGCCAGTGCATCTACCATGCAAACGGTGAACCAAGTATACGACCAAGAAGTTCGAAATGCGGTTTTAGGACAGCAATTTCAGGATTTAGGAGTTGACATTGAGCAAGACCAGATTTTGAATTACATAGGTACTATTCCTTCTTATGCTCAGAGCCCACAGTTTCAAAATGAAAGTGGTGTGTTCGATCAAAACAAGTTCAGAAATTTTATCGCAGAACTTAAAATGAATAGCCCGGAACAATACAACCTTTGGTTGCAGGATGAGCAGGCTATTATTCAAAGTGCCAAACAGCAAACCTATTTTAATTTAATTAAAGCGGGTGTTGGGGCTACATTAAAAGAAGGTGAGCTAGATTACAAACTGGCAAACGATAAAATTGATATCAGGTACGTACGTATCCCTTTTTCTTCTATACCTGACAGTAGTATTTCAGTTTCAAAAAGTGAGATTCAGACCTACATCAACAATCATAAAGAAGATTTTAAGCAAGAACCGGCTAGAGATATTCAATTTGTATACTTTCAAGAAAAACCTTCCGCTGCAGATGAGACTGCTGTAAAAGATGCCATTACTAAGTTGATGGATGATGCGGTTGAGTATAATTCTCAGACGGATAAGAATGATACCATTGCCGGTTTTAAAACGACTGCGGATATGATGGCATTCTTAGACCGTAACTCAGACGTTAAGTTTGATACTATTTACAAATCTAAAAAGCAATTGTCCGCTAAATTTGCAGATACGTTAATGACGTTGCAAGTAGGTGATGTGTTCGGCCCATATAGAGATGGAGATTTCTTTAAGGTTTCCAAAATGGTAAACAGAAAGCCAAACGGTTCTGTAAAGGCTAGCCATATTCTTATCGCTTATGAAGGGGCGCAACGTGCAAACCCAGAAGTAACAAGAACAAAGGAAGAAGCTGAAGCGGAAGCAAAACGTTTGCTGAGAGAAGCAAAGAAGAAAGATGCCAAGTTCGTAGAGTTGGCACGTGATAATTCTGACGGTCCTTCTGCACCCAACGGAGGTGATTTGGGGTATTTCCAAGAAGGTAGAATGGTGCCTGCTTTTAACGACTTTGCATTTGATAACAAAGTGGGTACGGTAGGTATGGTTGAAACCGACTTTGGTTTTCACATTATCAAAATTGATGACAAGGAAGATATAGTTCAAGTAGCTACTTTAGCCCGTGAAATAGAGCCTTCAGAAGAAACTACCAATAAATTGTTTACGGATGCTACCAAGTTTGAAATGGAGTCTATTGAGTCGGATAAGGCTTTTTCGGATTTAGCTAAAGAAAATGAGTATTTGGTTCGTCCTGTCAACAAAATAAAAGCTACAGATGAAAACCTACCAGGTCTATCCGCTCAAAGGAGTATAGTACAGTGGGCTTTTCAGGAAGAGACAAATGTGGGAGATATCAAGCGTTTTGATTTAACTGGTGGTTATGCAGTAGCGCAAGTGACTAAAACCTATAAAGAGGGTCTTATGTCCGTTGAGGATGCTTCTGCACTGGTTCTTCCTAAACTTAGGAAAGAACGTAAGGCAGCGCAGATTATCGCAGCTAATAAAGGTAAATCAATAGATGATTTGGCTAAGGACAATAATGTAAGCGCATCTACTGCATCTGCATTAACAGTGAAGTCTCCAACAATTCCAGGAGCCGGTTCTGAACCTGTTGTGGTAGGAACAGCTTTTGCAATGAAAGATGGTGCTACTTCTGATCTTATTGAAGGTAATACAGGTGTGTATAAGTTGACGGTTACCAAGAAAACGGAAGCACCTAGGCTAGATAACTATAGCATGTATGCAACGTCTGTAAAGACTTCTCGTGAAGCACGAGTTAATACGGCAGTTTACGATGCATTAAAAGACGCTTCTGAAATTCAAGATAAAAGGGCTTCTTTCTATTAA
- a CDS encoding GYDIA family GHMP kinase, with amino-acid sequence MTKEFYSNGKLLLTGEYAILDGALGLAVPTTYGQTLKITTTSDKNLNWKSLDDQGETWFSTTVEIQKVLEDKKETSGESVDTILFNLLREAKKLNPNFLSGDEGFEVETKLDFPKDWGLGSSSTLINNIAQWANIDAFQLLWNAFSGSGYDIACAQNNMPIFYQVKGRIPTVHPVDFNPKFKENLFFIHLDKKQNSREGIAQYRKMEFDSERLIESITRITEEISKSEDLQTFQTLMERHEALLAHILQTKTVKQQLFPDYSGTLKSLGAWGGDFILATGNKDTPEYFSKKGYTTIIPYSKMVK; translated from the coding sequence ATGACAAAAGAGTTTTACAGTAACGGAAAACTTCTTCTTACGGGAGAATACGCCATATTAGACGGTGCTTTAGGTCTTGCCGTGCCCACAACCTACGGTCAAACTTTAAAAATCACAACCACTTCGGACAAAAATCTTAACTGGAAAAGTCTTGACGACCAAGGGGAAACTTGGTTCAGCACCACTGTAGAAATACAAAAAGTATTAGAGGATAAAAAAGAGACTTCAGGAGAATCCGTAGACACTATACTTTTCAATCTACTCAGAGAAGCAAAAAAATTGAATCCTAATTTTCTTTCTGGCGATGAAGGGTTTGAAGTAGAAACAAAACTAGATTTCCCTAAAGATTGGGGTCTAGGTTCCTCTTCAACTCTCATAAACAATATTGCCCAATGGGCAAACATAGATGCTTTTCAACTTTTATGGAATGCTTTTTCTGGCAGTGGATATGACATTGCATGTGCCCAAAACAATATGCCTATATTTTACCAGGTGAAAGGAAGAATACCAACCGTCCATCCTGTTGATTTCAATCCTAAATTTAAAGAAAATCTCTTTTTTATCCACCTTGATAAAAAACAGAACAGCCGTGAAGGTATTGCTCAATACCGAAAAATGGAATTCGATTCTGAAAGACTAATAGAAAGCATTACGAGAATTACGGAAGAAATCTCAAAAAGCGAAGACCTGCAAACCTTTCAAACCTTAATGGAACGCCACGAGGCCCTATTAGCCCATATATTACAAACTAAAACCGTAAAGCAACAACTTTTTCCGGATTATAGCGGAACCCTAAAAAGCTTAGGTGCTTGGGGCGGAGATTTTATTTTAGCCACAGGAAACAAAGATACCCCTGAGTATTTTTCTAAAAAGGGCTACACAACTATTATACCTTATTCAAAAATGGTTAAATAA
- a CDS encoding hydroxymethylglutaryl-CoA reductase, degradative: protein MLGLNLYHYLYRPKSNAMIKPIEGYSKLSKEQKIDWLTNNYTSDPEAAKALLKRYWNTAKDVQQLHDEFIENTVTNYYLPLGIAPNFLINERLYAIPMAIEESSVVAAASKAAKFWLDKGGFKTEILGTEKIGQVHFMYRGNKDHLSAFFEKVKPKLLSDTSSITKNMEKRGGGINSIELRDKTNALDNYYQLHCTFETLDAMGANFINSCLEQFAKTFKVEAQSYSLFTEEEKAIEIVMSILSNYVPNCLVRAEVSCPVTKLKEGNTEASKEFAEKMVQAVNIAKVEPHRAVTHNKGIMNGVDAVVLATGNDFRAVEAGIHAYAAKDGSYSSLTHATIENGVFKFWIELPMALGTIGGLTSLHPLVKLAMEILGNPSAKELMQLVAVAGLAQNFAAVRSLVTTGIQEGHMKMHLLNILNQLGATEDEKNTLTHHFKKHSATHSAIVDAFEKLRRTK, encoded by the coding sequence ATCTTAGGTCTAAACCTTTATCATTATCTTTACAGACCGAAATCAAACGCTATGATCAAGCCCATTGAGGGATACTCAAAACTAAGCAAAGAACAAAAAATAGATTGGCTAACCAACAATTACACGTCCGATCCAGAAGCGGCAAAAGCGCTTTTAAAAAGGTACTGGAACACTGCTAAAGATGTACAGCAGCTGCATGATGAATTTATAGAGAACACCGTTACCAATTACTATCTACCTCTGGGCATTGCCCCCAATTTTCTAATCAATGAAAGGCTTTACGCCATACCCATGGCCATAGAAGAAAGTTCTGTTGTGGCCGCGGCAAGTAAGGCTGCTAAATTTTGGTTGGACAAAGGAGGCTTTAAAACCGAAATTTTAGGAACCGAAAAAATTGGGCAAGTACATTTTATGTACCGTGGCAATAAAGACCATCTATCCGCCTTTTTTGAAAAAGTGAAGCCCAAACTTCTTTCCGATACTTCCTCCATTACCAAAAACATGGAAAAACGAGGTGGTGGTATCAATTCCATTGAATTACGGGACAAAACCAATGCCTTGGACAATTACTACCAATTGCATTGCACTTTTGAGACCCTAGATGCCATGGGCGCGAACTTCATTAATTCTTGTTTGGAACAATTCGCTAAAACTTTTAAAGTTGAAGCACAGTCGTACTCTCTTTTTACAGAGGAAGAAAAGGCAATAGAAATTGTAATGAGCATTCTGTCCAACTATGTGCCAAATTGCCTGGTACGAGCAGAAGTTAGCTGTCCCGTAACGAAGCTTAAAGAAGGCAACACAGAAGCCTCCAAAGAATTTGCAGAAAAAATGGTACAGGCGGTAAACATCGCTAAAGTAGAACCTCATAGGGCGGTTACACACAATAAGGGTATTATGAACGGTGTAGACGCTGTTGTTTTGGCCACAGGGAACGATTTTAGAGCTGTAGAAGCTGGTATTCACGCCTATGCCGCAAAGGATGGATCGTATTCCAGCCTTACCCATGCCACTATTGAAAATGGTGTTTTTAAATTCTGGATAGAGCTTCCTATGGCATTAGGCACTATAGGCGGACTCACGAGTCTTCATCCGCTTGTAAAATTAGCTATGGAGATATTAGGAAACCCTTCCGCGAAAGAATTGATGCAGTTGGTTGCCGTTGCCGGGTTAGCTCAAAATTTTGCCGCTGTACGCTCTTTAGTTACAACAGGTATTCAAGAAGGACACATGAAAATGCACCTTTTGAATATTCTAAACCAATTAGGAGCAACGGAAGATGAAAAAAACACATTGACCCACCATTTTAAAAAGCATTCCGCTACGCACAGCGCAATAGTAGATGCCTTTGAAAAGCTTAGGCGTACCAAATGA
- a CDS encoding S9 family peptidase, translated as MRKIILSVSFVFVFMAFSYAQKKQVTVEAVYGGEFSIERLDALRSMKNGKQYTILNRGADGSTTIDKFDYATQEKAGTIVSSVDLQEIESFSSYQFSDDESQILLATELEPIFRHSTLGIFYVYDLKTKKLTKVSDTKIQEPKLAPDGSKVAYVAKNNLYLFDLTSGDTKQFTTDGEKNKIINGVTDWVYEEEFAFVRAFDWNTNGTKIAFLRFDETDVPEFSMDIFGTDLYPAQETFKYPKAGEANAKVSLHLYDVKAGSTASVDLNDAYYIPRIKWMNNPNYLSVQTLNRHQNDLKLYAVDAKGNTAKVLLEEKDKAYIDITDNLTFLADDSFIWTSEKDGYNHIYLHDQDGNLVNQITKGSWEVTQYYGYDQNEDKVYYQSTENGSINRGVYSIESNGKKKKALVAEAGFNAADFSADFTYFIHTYSNASRPPVYMLHKALTGKKVKEIKNNNSLVEKLKGYEISEKEFSTITINGNELNMYMVKPIDFDSAKKYPLLMYQYSGPGSQSVVNRWIDARDLWHQQLVSQGYVVACVDGRGTGFKGADFKKSTYLNLVKYETEDQIAAAKELSKLPFIDENRTGIWGWSFGGHMSTNSILKGNDVFETAIAVAPVTTWRFYDTIYTERFLRTPEENPGGYDENSPLNYPEMLKGNYLLVHGSGDDNVHVQNSMRMVEALVQANKQFDWAIYPDKNHGIYGGNTRVHLFNKMTDFLEENLLDLKN; from the coding sequence ATGCGAAAAATTATTTTGAGTGTCTCTTTTGTGTTCGTCTTTATGGCGTTTTCTTATGCACAAAAGAAACAAGTTACTGTGGAGGCAGTGTATGGTGGTGAGTTCTCAATTGAAAGACTGGACGCTCTAAGATCCATGAAAAATGGAAAACAATATACTATTTTAAACAGAGGAGCAGACGGGTCTACCACTATAGATAAGTTTGATTACGCAACACAAGAAAAAGCAGGAACTATAGTCAGTTCCGTAGATTTACAAGAAATTGAGAGTTTTAGTTCGTATCAGTTTAGTGATGACGAATCTCAAATTTTATTAGCTACCGAACTAGAGCCGATTTTTAGACACTCTACGCTCGGTATTTTTTATGTCTATGATTTAAAGACGAAGAAACTGACTAAGGTTTCGGACACGAAGATTCAAGAACCTAAACTGGCGCCAGATGGGTCAAAAGTAGCGTATGTAGCGAAAAATAACTTGTATCTTTTTGATTTGACTTCAGGAGACACAAAGCAGTTTACTACGGATGGTGAAAAGAATAAAATTATTAATGGCGTAACAGACTGGGTCTACGAAGAGGAATTTGCATTCGTTAGAGCTTTTGATTGGAACACCAATGGAACTAAAATTGCCTTCTTGCGTTTTGATGAAACAGATGTTCCTGAATTTTCAATGGATATTTTTGGAACGGATTTATATCCAGCCCAAGAAACGTTCAAATACCCAAAAGCAGGAGAAGCAAATGCCAAAGTCAGCTTGCATTTGTACGATGTAAAAGCTGGTAGTACGGCTTCGGTTGATTTGAATGATGCGTATTATATTCCGCGTATTAAATGGATGAACAACCCAAATTATTTAAGTGTTCAGACCCTGAATAGACATCAAAACGATTTAAAATTATATGCTGTAGATGCAAAGGGCAACACGGCTAAAGTGCTTCTTGAGGAGAAAGACAAAGCGTATATAGATATTACGGACAACCTTACGTTTTTAGCCGATGATAGTTTTATTTGGACCAGTGAAAAAGATGGTTATAACCATATATATCTTCATGATCAAGATGGGAATCTTGTAAATCAAATTACCAAAGGTTCATGGGAAGTAACGCAATACTACGGTTACGACCAAAATGAGGACAAGGTGTATTACCAATCTACGGAAAACGGTTCCATTAACAGAGGGGTGTACAGTATTGAGAGTAACGGAAAGAAGAAAAAAGCGCTAGTGGCCGAAGCAGGTTTTAATGCTGCAGATTTCAGTGCCGATTTTACATATTTCATCCATACCTATTCCAATGCTTCTAGGCCACCGGTTTATATGCTTCATAAGGCGCTTACCGGAAAAAAGGTAAAGGAGATTAAAAATAACAATTCGCTTGTTGAAAAATTGAAGGGTTACGAAATCAGTGAAAAAGAATTTTCGACTATAACCATTAATGGCAATGAACTTAATATGTACATGGTAAAACCGATAGACTTTGATTCAGCAAAAAAATACCCGTTGTTAATGTACCAATATAGCGGACCAGGTTCTCAAAGTGTGGTCAATCGTTGGATAGATGCTAGAGATTTATGGCATCAGCAATTGGTGTCGCAAGGGTATGTGGTTGCCTGTGTTGATGGCAGGGGAACAGGTTTTAAAGGAGCTGATTTTAAAAAATCGACTTACTTAAACTTGGTAAAATACGAAACCGAAGACCAGATTGCAGCAGCTAAAGAATTAAGTAAACTGCCTTTTATTGATGAGAACAGAACCGGAATTTGGGGCTGGAGCTTCGGTGGGCATATGTCTACGAACAGTATTTTAAAAGGAAACGATGTTTTTGAAACTGCTATTGCCGTTGCTCCCGTAACTACATGGCGTTTTTATGATACAATCTACACCGAACGTTTCTTGCGTACTCCTGAGGAGAACCCCGGAGGGTATGATGAAAATTCACCATTGAACTACCCAGAAATGTTAAAGGGTAATTATTTGTTGGTACACGGTTCCGGAGATGATAACGTACACGTGCAGAATTCCATGAGAATGGTGGAAGCATTGGTGCAAGCTAATAAGCAATTTGATTGGGCGATTTATCCTGATAAGAATCACGGTATCTATGGCGGTAACACAAGAGTACACCTCTTCAATAAGATGACGGACTTCTTAGAGGAGAACCTGTTGGACCTAAAGAATTAA
- a CDS encoding peptide MFS transporter — MALVEKAPHEKELFGHPVGLYILFFTEMWERFSYYGMRALFTLFLVAETTSSNAGFGWSNDDALALYGWYTMLVYVSSIPGGWIADRFLGQKKTVMLGGALLCIGHAILAMNSETSFYVGCLFIILGVGCLKPNISSMVGGLYKPKDERRDLGFYIFYMGINIGGFLAPILCGYVGEQINWHYGFGLAAIGMFLGQAVYVWGQKYLTHVGNLISRKNEADREILDKPLTSIEKDRIKVLLISFLLIILFWAAFEQAGGLMNLYAMQKTDRNFFGLFEIPASVFQSVNSFFIITLATVVGGFWLRWRKAGKESSSIFKIAVGMVIMALGFGFMSAASMQYEANGSSAMYWLIFAYLLHTIGELCASPVSLSYITKLAPLKYASIIMGLYWAATGLGNKVAGLIGQASQSLGEFEIFTGIAVIWSAIGILVIVMLKPLKRLAHGAEDGETKISNEVQEDFNIEGHA; from the coding sequence ATGGCATTAGTAGAAAAAGCACCGCATGAAAAAGAGCTGTTTGGGCATCCGGTAGGTTTATATATTCTGTTTTTTACAGAAATGTGGGAGCGGTTTTCGTACTACGGAATGCGGGCATTATTTACGCTGTTTTTAGTGGCGGAAACTACATCAAGCAACGCCGGTTTTGGTTGGAGTAATGATGATGCTTTGGCGCTTTATGGCTGGTACACCATGTTGGTTTACGTTTCCTCAATTCCCGGAGGGTGGATTGCGGATAGATTCTTGGGGCAAAAGAAAACCGTAATGCTCGGTGGTGCTCTTTTATGTATCGGTCATGCCATATTGGCCATGAATTCCGAGACTTCTTTTTATGTGGGATGTCTCTTTATAATATTGGGGGTAGGGTGTCTTAAACCTAATATTTCTTCTATGGTGGGTGGTTTGTACAAGCCAAAAGATGAAAGACGAGATTTAGGTTTTTATATTTTCTACATGGGTATTAATATTGGAGGCTTTTTGGCACCTATCTTATGCGGTTATGTTGGAGAGCAAATCAATTGGCACTATGGTTTTGGTCTTGCTGCTATTGGTATGTTTTTGGGCCAAGCGGTATATGTTTGGGGACAGAAGTATCTAACGCATGTTGGTAATCTTATTAGTAGAAAGAACGAAGCTGATCGCGAGATTTTAGATAAGCCACTTACAAGTATAGAGAAGGATAGAATTAAGGTTCTACTGATTTCATTTCTTCTGATTATTTTGTTTTGGGCGGCTTTTGAACAGGCCGGTGGATTAATGAATCTGTATGCAATGCAAAAGACAGATCGTAATTTCTTCGGTCTTTTTGAAATTCCAGCTTCGGTTTTTCAGTCGGTCAACTCATTCTTTATCATTACCCTGGCTACCGTAGTGGGAGGCTTTTGGTTGAGATGGCGAAAAGCAGGAAAAGAATCTTCTTCAATCTTTAAGATTGCCGTGGGAATGGTGATTATGGCCCTTGGATTTGGTTTTATGAGTGCGGCATCTATGCAATATGAGGCTAATGGTTCATCTGCAATGTACTGGCTTATTTTTGCTTATTTATTACATACCATTGGAGAGCTTTGTGCGTCTCCGGTTTCTTTATCTTACATTACTAAATTAGCTCCGCTTAAATATGCCTCTATCATCATGGGGCTCTATTGGGCGGCAACAGGCCTTGGTAACAAGGTCGCAGGTTTAATAGGCCAGGCTTCTCAATCTTTAGGGGAATTTGAGATATTTACGGGAATCGCAGTTATTTGGTCGGCAATAGGGATTCTGGTAATAGTAATGCTGAAACCTTTGAAGCGACTAGCTCACGGAGCAGAAGATGGTGAAACTAAAATCTCAAATGAGGTCCAAGAAGATTTTAATATCGAAGGACATGCTTAA